The proteins below come from a single Zea mays cultivar B73 chromosome 8, Zm-B73-REFERENCE-NAM-5.0, whole genome shotgun sequence genomic window:
- the LOC100276193 gene encoding uncharacterized protein LOC100276193, with protein MAGGSGEAAMSPPSSSASGKRGRDPEEDVYVDNLHSHKRYLSEIMASSLNGLSVGDSLPDNIMESPARSETASCYRDEILSQYSPMSEDSDDYRCYDTQLNPSGNHPDAMISPSTSPMSSPHRHQRPQSSLLPSNPYPLPSCSLSSVVCSHARRGSDNEGRFPSSPNDMCHVADLRRTALLRSVQMRVQGPHSYDLSFGIRQGQDHAHEHEGEHDHEHEHLEDLEGTEGSSCNKSIVNEVTYNQRRDHDFGRSEHEIDYINNSTSDDCVSDLKFKQEDKSHSKFDIPMHKNS; from the exons ATGGCGGGCGGAAGCGGCGAGGCGGCTATGTCTCCGCCGTCCTCTAGTGCCAGCGGGAAGCGCGGGCGGGACCCGGAGGAGGACGTGTACGTGGACAATCTCCATTCCCACAAACGGTATCTCAGCGAG ATAATGGCATCCAGTCTGAATGGACTGTCTGTTGGGGATTCACTGCCTGACAACATCATGGAGTCCCCTGCAAGGTCAGAGACTGCTTCCTGCTACAG GGATGAGATATTATCCCAATACTCACCGATGTCAGAAGACTCGGATGATTACCGGTGCTATGACACTCAATTAAACCCCAGTGGGAATCATCCTGATGCGATGATCAGCCCTTCAACTAGCCCAATGTCATCTCCTCATCGACACCAGAGACCACAATCTTCTTTGTTACCTTCAAACCCATACCCTCTCCCAAGCTGCTCCCTTTCGTCAGTAGTCTGCTCTCATGCTCGGCGTGGCTCCGATAATGAAGGCCGGTTCCCGTCCTCGCCAAATGACATGTGCCATGTAGCAGATTTGAGGCGAACAGCACTACTGAGGTCAGTGCAAATGAGGGTGCAGGGACCCCATTCGTATGACCTATCATTCGGCATCAGACAAGGACAAGATCATGCACATGAGCATGAAGGGGAACATGACCATGAGCATGAACATCTAGAGGACTTGGAAGGGACAGAAGGATCATCTTGCAATAAGTCAATCGTTAACGAAGTCACGTACAACCAGAGACGTGACCATGATTTTGGTCGGTCAGAGCACGAGATAGATTACATCAACAACAGCACATCAGATGATTGTGTAAGTGATCTAAAATTTAAGCAAGAAGATAAGAGCCATAGTAAATTTGATATCCCTATGCACAAAAATTCATAG